In the Kaistella sp. 97-N-M2 genome, one interval contains:
- a CDS encoding TIGR02757 family protein: MIIADLKEFLDEKADLYNNPDFIDNDPIAIPHRFSLKQDIEIAGFLTATISWGNRKSIINDAEKMMSFMENSPYDFIRNVEENDLKALEKMSIHRTFNGGDFREFILNLKRLYSQNNTLENFFLIHDSEHNFYHALHRFRGNFIGEDLHRSTKHVSSTYKNSSAKRLMMFLRWMVRKDRKGVDFGLWQNIDPKYLSVPLDVHTGNISRKLNLIQRKQNDWKTVEEMDVPLRKFNAEDPALYDFALFGLGVSRDF, from the coding sequence ATGATTATTGCCGATTTAAAAGAATTTCTCGACGAAAAAGCCGATCTCTACAACAATCCCGATTTTATCGATAATGATCCCATCGCGATTCCGCACCGCTTTTCGCTGAAGCAGGATATTGAGATCGCAGGATTTCTAACGGCCACCATTTCCTGGGGAAACCGAAAATCCATCATCAACGACGCGGAAAAAATGATGAGTTTCATGGAAAATTCTCCCTACGATTTTATTCGTAACGTGGAGGAAAACGACCTGAAAGCATTAGAAAAAATGAGCATCCACCGCACTTTCAACGGCGGAGATTTCAGAGAATTTATTTTAAACTTAAAGCGGCTCTATTCCCAAAATAATACTCTGGAAAATTTTTTCCTCATTCATGATAGCGAACACAATTTCTACCACGCGCTGCACCGGTTTCGCGGGAATTTTATTGGGGAAGATTTGCACCGCAGCACGAAGCATGTGAGTTCTACATACAAAAATTCTTCTGCTAAAAGACTGATGATGTTTTTGCGCTGGATGGTTCGGAAAGACAGAAAAGGTGTGGATTTCGGTCTGTGGCAAAACATCGATCCAAAATATTTATCGGTGCCGCTGGACGTGCACACGGGAAATATTTCCCGAAAACTTAACCTCATTCAAAGAAAACAAAACGACTGGAAAACCGTGGAAGAAATGGATGTGCCGCTGCGGAAATTTAACGCAGAAGATCCGGCTTTATACGACTTCGCCTTGTTTGGCTTGGGAGTTTCCAGGGATTTTTAA
- a CDS encoding DUF6624 domain-containing protein has translation MKIKFLFVFFIVYAVACKQKENYTEVRKTLENILEDDQKYRNPVYDWKKQNPLDRKNIKIVTKIIDSLGWLGAEKIGKNANLAFFVVIQHSHELSTMERYLPVMEEAAKKGNADKRQLAYLIDRIELLNNRKQIYGTQYSIRENGAFFIDNLIDSSQVDVRRKTMNLEPLNNYFKVLKSAKN, from the coding sequence ATGAAAATTAAATTCTTATTTGTGTTTTTTATTGTTTACGCGGTCGCATGTAAACAAAAAGAAAATTACACCGAGGTAAGAAAAACATTGGAAAATATTTTGGAAGACGATCAAAAATACAGAAACCCTGTTTATGACTGGAAAAAACAAAACCCCCTCGATCGAAAGAACATTAAAATCGTAACAAAGATCATAGATAGTTTGGGCTGGTTAGGTGCCGAAAAAATCGGGAAAAATGCTAATCTTGCCTTTTTCGTTGTAATTCAACATTCACACGAATTATCAACAATGGAGCGCTATCTGCCCGTGATGGAGGAAGCGGCCAAAAAAGGAAACGCAGACAAAAGACAACTAGCGTACTTAATTGATCGAATTGAATTACTGAACAACCGCAAACAGATTTATGGGACGCAATATTCCATCAGAGAAAACGGAGCGTTTTTTATCGACAATTTAATTGATTCGTCCCAGGTTGATGTCCGAAGGAAAACTATGAATTTAGAACCTCTAAATAATTATTTTAAAGTGCTTAAATCCGCAAAAAACTAG
- the rsmA gene encoding 16S rRNA (adenine(1518)-N(6)/adenine(1519)-N(6))-dimethyltransferase RsmA: MSVKAKKYLGQHFLTDENIARNIVNALSVDGYAKVLEVGPGMGVLTKYLLEKESEIFVAEIDRESVEYLQKHYPQLQEEHIIGDFLKLDIAEIFEDQVAIIGNFPYNISSQILFKIIDFYDRVPEMVGMFQKEVAERTAAVPRTKAYGILSVLVQALYDVEYLFTVHENVFNPPPQVKSGVIKLTRNPKAGLVGNEVLFKQIVKAGFGQRRKKLSNSLKALEIPEALQTHEFMEKRAEELSIQDFIAFTAAWKNAWNFN; the protein is encoded by the coding sequence ATGAGCGTAAAAGCCAAAAAATATCTCGGTCAGCATTTTTTGACCGACGAAAATATTGCCAGAAATATTGTAAATGCGCTCAGCGTCGACGGTTACGCAAAAGTGCTGGAAGTTGGTCCTGGAATGGGCGTCCTCACGAAGTATCTTTTAGAGAAAGAAAGCGAAATTTTTGTGGCGGAAATCGATCGCGAATCTGTGGAATATCTGCAGAAACATTACCCGCAACTTCAAGAAGAACACATCATTGGGGATTTTTTAAAATTGGATATCGCCGAGATCTTTGAAGATCAAGTGGCGATCATCGGAAATTTTCCGTACAATATTTCCTCGCAGATCTTATTTAAAATCATTGATTTTTACGACCGCGTTCCCGAAATGGTGGGCATGTTTCAGAAAGAAGTCGCCGAACGAACGGCAGCGGTTCCCAGAACGAAGGCATACGGCATTTTGTCGGTGCTTGTTCAGGCTTTGTATGATGTGGAATATTTGTTTACGGTTCACGAAAATGTTTTTAATCCACCGCCCCAGGTAAAGTCGGGCGTTATTAAACTCACGCGAAACCCGAAAGCAGGTTTGGTGGGAAATGAAGTTTTGTTTAAACAGATTGTGAAAGCGGGGTTTGGTCAACGGCGGAAGAAACTGTCGAACTCTTTGAAAGCTTTAGAAATTCCGGAAGCTTTGCAGACGCACGAATTTATGGAAAAACGTGCCGAAGAATTATCGATTCAGGATTTTATTGCGTTTACGGCCGCGTGGAAAAACGCGTGGAATTTCAACTAA
- a CDS encoding ABC transporter permease, giving the protein MAKTVEDFNKRRLRSSNITVVISIALVLFLLGLMGLILINAQKYSDYIKEQLVVNAYFDENYDAKDSAKIVKRENEAFQKIQKLTPVKRATYISREMAAEEARKSMGIETSALFEENIFPSSVEVALKPDYVDPAKIDEAIKQIKSTPGIVDVKNNSTLMVEVYNNLNNILKWILGFSVLFLFLAVVLINNSIRLKIFSKRFIIKTMQLVGAKRRFILKPFIKEAIVLGVIGAVLGLAVLFGVWYYFITQIGTPFAQDDNQLIILVVGIFLLGVLITVLSTIFATWRFLRSNVDDLYYS; this is encoded by the coding sequence ATGGCTAAGACAGTTGAAGATTTTAACAAAAGGCGCCTCCGCTCCAGCAACATCACCGTGGTAATCAGTATTGCACTGGTTTTGTTTTTACTGGGATTAATGGGACTCATCCTCATCAATGCGCAAAAATATTCCGATTATATTAAGGAACAGCTCGTCGTCAACGCCTATTTTGATGAAAATTACGATGCGAAAGATTCCGCGAAAATTGTGAAGCGGGAAAACGAAGCCTTCCAAAAAATCCAGAAACTGACGCCGGTAAAACGTGCAACATACATCTCCCGCGAAATGGCGGCTGAAGAAGCCAGAAAAAGCATGGGAATTGAAACCAGCGCCCTTTTCGAGGAAAATATTTTTCCGTCTTCCGTGGAAGTGGCACTGAAACCCGACTATGTGGATCCCGCGAAAATTGATGAAGCCATCAAACAAATCAAATCAACGCCCGGTATTGTCGATGTAAAGAACAACAGCACGCTGATGGTCGAGGTTTACAATAATCTGAACAATATTCTAAAATGGATTCTCGGTTTTTCCGTGCTCTTTTTATTTTTGGCAGTCGTTCTCATTAACAATTCCATCAGACTCAAAATATTCTCCAAAAGATTCATTATTAAAACCATGCAGCTCGTAGGCGCGAAACGCCGTTTTATCCTGAAGCCTTTCATTAAAGAAGCAATTGTTCTGGGTGTTATCGGCGCTGTGCTCGGTTTGGCGGTACTTTTTGGTGTGTGGTATTATTTTATAACCCAAATTGGGACGCCTTTTGCGCAGGACGATAATCAACTTATTATTTTAGTTGTCGGCATTTTCCTTTTAGGTGTTCTTATCACGGTTTTAAGTACCATTTTCGCCACGTGGAGATTTCTACGGTCGAATGTGGATGATCTTTATTATTCTTAG
- a CDS encoding DUF3098 domain-containing protein → MAKKYKSFQADTIGKKEEKVPAQNVFYFGKENYKFMMIGLALIVVGFLLMIGPDANTVDGKYDPNLWNEDIFSIRRIRIAPFLVIAGFAVEVYAILKRNKA, encoded by the coding sequence ATGGCAAAAAAATATAAAAGTTTCCAGGCCGATACCATTGGAAAAAAGGAAGAAAAAGTACCGGCGCAGAATGTATTCTATTTCGGCAAAGAAAATTATAAATTTATGATGATAGGTTTAGCCCTCATTGTTGTAGGTTTCCTCCTCATGATAGGGCCCGACGCCAATACCGTAGATGGAAAATATGATCCGAATCTTTGGAACGAAGATATTTTCTCCATCCGCAGAATCCGAATTGCACCTTTTCTGGTGATTGCGGGCTTCGCTGTAGAAGTTTATGCCATCCTGAAGAGAAACAAAGCTTAA
- a CDS encoding undecaprenyl-diphosphate phosphatase, translated as MDLIKTIIVAIIEGLTEFLPISSTAHMGFAANLMGMEETEFLKMFQVSIQFGAILAVVAAYWKKFFDFQNFKFYYKLAFAVLPALVLGYLFDDKIEAVLGNQIAISAVLVLGGIVLLFADSWFKNPTIHDEKEMSYKKAIIIGFWQCLAMMPGTSRSAASIIGGMTQGLTRKAAAEFSFFLAVPTMLAVTVYSVFVKTWGKTTATPLKGYEMILSSADNITAFIVGNIIAFVVALIAIKSFIGLLNKYGFKPWGWYRIIVGIVLLIYFTQFQ; from the coding sequence ATGGATCTTATCAAAACGATCATCGTTGCCATTATCGAAGGTTTAACCGAATTTCTGCCCATTTCTTCCACCGCACACATGGGATTTGCCGCCAATTTAATGGGCATGGAAGAAACTGAATTTCTGAAGATGTTTCAGGTTTCCATACAATTCGGTGCCATTTTGGCCGTGGTTGCCGCATACTGGAAAAAGTTTTTCGACTTTCAGAATTTTAAGTTTTATTACAAACTCGCCTTTGCCGTACTTCCCGCCTTGGTTTTAGGTTATCTGTTCGACGATAAAATTGAAGCGGTTTTGGGCAACCAAATCGCCATTTCTGCCGTCCTTGTTCTGGGTGGAATCGTCTTACTGTTCGCCGATTCCTGGTTCAAAAACCCCACGATTCACGATGAAAAAGAAATGTCTTATAAAAAAGCCATCATCATAGGTTTTTGGCAATGTCTTGCCATGATGCCAGGGACGAGCAGAAGTGCCGCTTCCATTATCGGTGGAATGACGCAGGGCCTGACGCGAAAAGCCGCCGCCGAATTCTCCTTCTTTCTTGCCGTTCCTACCATGCTGGCCGTTACGGTGTATTCCGTTTTTGTAAAAACCTGGGGAAAAACCACCGCCACACCGCTGAAAGGTTATGAAATGATTTTATCTTCCGCAGACAACATTACCGCTTTTATCGTGGGAAATATCATTGCTTTTGTGGTGGCTTTAATCGCCATAAAATCCTTCATCGGCTTGTTGAACAAATATGGCTTCAAACCTTGGGGTTGGTACCGGATTATCGTCGGAATCGTTTTGCTGATTTATTTCACGCAGTTTCAGTAA
- the truB gene encoding tRNA pseudouridine(55) synthase TruB: MTETDFLDGQIILLDKPLDWTSFQAVNKLKYKLKREFNLPKKFKIGHAGTLDPRATGLLIVCTGKFTKIIPEIQDAPKEYFTEIKIGVQTESYDTEKPEILTQDISKITEEQIEETLQKFLGEIDQKPPVFSAIKIEGNRAYDLARAGNEVEMKSRKTTINYIRDIEIDLPFVRFTVGCSKGTYIRSLAHDIGQELGVGAYLTNLRRTKIGEYSIEDASADYLENDYRFENFDQKK, encoded by the coding sequence ATGACCGAAACCGATTTCTTAGACGGACAAATTATCCTCCTCGACAAACCTTTGGACTGGACGAGCTTTCAGGCCGTCAATAAACTCAAATACAAGCTCAAGCGCGAATTTAATCTTCCGAAAAAGTTCAAGATAGGACACGCCGGAACCTTAGATCCGCGTGCCACCGGTTTGCTGATTGTCTGCACGGGAAAATTTACGAAGATCATTCCGGAAATTCAGGATGCACCAAAAGAATATTTCACCGAAATAAAAATCGGCGTTCAGACAGAATCTTACGATACCGAGAAACCCGAAATATTGACCCAGGATATTTCAAAAATAACAGAAGAACAGATCGAAGAAACGCTGCAAAAATTCCTGGGCGAGATCGACCAGAAACCGCCCGTTTTTTCCGCTATCAAAATTGAAGGAAACCGCGCTTACGATTTGGCGCGCGCCGGAAACGAAGTTGAAATGAAATCCCGCAAAACAACAATCAATTACATTCGGGATATCGAGATCGACCTGCCTTTTGTGCGTTTTACTGTTGGGTGTTCCAAAGGAACCTATATCCGCAGTTTAGCCCACGACATCGGTCAGGAATTGGGAGTTGGCGCCTATCTTACAAATCTTCGCCGCACCAAAATCGGGGAATACAGCATCGAAGATGCGAGCGCAGACTATCTGGAAAACGATTACCGCTTCGAAAATTTTGATCAGAAAAAATAA
- the rluF gene encoding 23S rRNA pseudouridine(2604) synthase RluF, which translates to MEKTRINKYLSEVGYCSRREADRLLEQGRITINGAVPELGTKVSEEDEIFVDGVSIKKTEEENVYIAFNKPVGIVCTTDTKRELDNIIEFINHPKRIFPIGRLDKPSEGLILLTSDGDIVNKILRAKNNHEKEYIVRVDKPISPKFLMQMRGGIPILDTVTNKCEVEQIDNLSFRIVLTQGLNRQIRRMCEYCGYEVKKLKRIRIMNIKLDLPVGKWRDLTQAELQELDRLVGDSDKTVD; encoded by the coding sequence ATGGAAAAGACGAGGATTAACAAATATCTTTCAGAAGTAGGTTACTGTTCGCGCCGCGAAGCCGACCGTTTGCTGGAGCAGGGCCGGATAACGATCAACGGCGCCGTTCCGGAACTCGGAACAAAGGTTTCCGAGGAAGACGAGATTTTTGTGGACGGCGTTTCCATCAAAAAAACGGAGGAAGAAAATGTGTATATCGCGTTCAACAAACCCGTCGGAATCGTCTGCACCACCGATACGAAACGCGAACTCGATAACATCATTGAATTCATTAACCACCCAAAAAGAATATTCCCCATTGGAAGATTGGACAAACCCAGTGAAGGCCTGATTCTGCTGACCTCCGACGGCGATATTGTAAATAAAATTCTGCGCGCCAAAAATAACCACGAAAAAGAATATATCGTAAGAGTCGACAAGCCGATTTCGCCGAAATTTCTCATGCAGATGCGCGGCGGAATTCCAATCCTGGATACGGTGACGAACAAGTGCGAAGTGGAGCAGATTGATAATTTGTCTTTCCGAATCGTTTTAACGCAGGGCTTAAACCGCCAAATCCGCCGCATGTGCGAGTATTGCGGCTATGAAGTAAAAAAGCTGAAACGCATCCGCATTATGAACATTAAACTGGATCTTCCCGTCGGGAAATGGCGCGATCTAACGCAGGCGGAATTACAGGAACTGGACCGATTGGTGGGAGATTCCGACAAAACCGTGGATTAG
- a CDS encoding phosphohydrolase: protein MTKYELLNKAMKIAQKAHKGQTDKFGAPYLGHVMRVMNYGKTFDEKIVGVLHDVIEDCPDITLEDLLEEGFPNDIVFAIECLTKNPADQDYTEFVHQTEKSPLAVAVKLNDLRDNMDLRRFNHLITKRDMKRLNKYLKAYLYLKEKY from the coding sequence ATGACCAAATACGAACTCTTAAACAAAGCCATGAAAATTGCGCAGAAAGCTCATAAAGGCCAAACCGACAAATTTGGAGCGCCGTATCTTGGGCACGTGATGCGCGTGATGAATTACGGAAAAACGTTTGACGAAAAAATAGTGGGCGTTTTGCACGATGTAATCGAAGACTGCCCGGACATCACACTGGAAGATCTTTTAGAGGAAGGTTTTCCGAACGATATCGTTTTCGCAATCGAGTGTTTAACGAAAAATCCGGCCGACCAGGATTATACAGAATTTGTTCACCAAACCGAGAAATCACCGCTTGCCGTGGCCGTAAAACTTAATGATCTGCGCGATAATATGGATCTGCGAAGGTTTAACCACCTTATTACAAAGCGCGACATGAAAAGACTGAATAAATATCTGAAGGCTTACCTTTACTTAAAGGAAAAATACTAA
- a CDS encoding YegP family protein, producing the protein MGKFIITKRKNGDYQFNLKAVNGAVILTSEGYKAKSSCEKGIESTRKNSADDSKFEKKTSSDGKWYFTLKAGNREILGLSEMYESVRGMEIGMQSVKTNAPTAIIVEN; encoded by the coding sequence ATGGGTAAATTTATTATCACCAAAAGGAAAAACGGCGATTATCAGTTTAATCTAAAAGCGGTTAATGGCGCCGTTATTTTAACAAGCGAAGGATACAAAGCAAAATCGTCCTGCGAGAAAGGAATTGAATCGACGCGGAAGAATTCTGCGGACGATTCCAAATTCGAAAAGAAAACGTCGAGCGACGGCAAATGGTATTTTACGCTTAAAGCGGGAAACCGCGAAATCCTTGGTTTGAGTGAAATGTACGAGAGCGTGCGCGGCATGGAAATCGGCATGCAGTCCGTTAAAACCAACGCACCTACTGCAATAATTGTCGAAAATTAA
- a CDS encoding SulP family inorganic anion transporter, whose protein sequence is MKLALNLFDFSQKVNYRTEILAGLTVAMTMIPESLSFAILAGFPPLVGLYAAFIAGLITAVFGGRPGMVSGGAGATVVVLIALMRSHGIEYVFAAVALAGIIQILIGLFKFSKFIRLVPQPVMYGFVNGLAVIIFMSQLDQFKMITNDEVSWLQGESLMIMAGLVALTISIVVFFPKVTKKIPSSLVAIIVVFALVVGFGINTKTVQDIASIEGGFPPFHIPQIPFSVEAFKIILPYSLIFAAVGLTEGLLTLNLVDEMTGTKGNGNRECIAQGTSNIANGFFFGMGGCPMIAQTLVNLSAGSRARLSGIIASVTILLIILFGAPVIGRLPMAALVGVMIMVALGTFEWASFKIINKMPKHDIFIGILVAVITVILHNLALAVLIGVIISALVFAWESAKRIRARTHIDSSGVKHYNIYGPLFFGSTMNFSEKFKIEEDPAEIIINFQESRVADMSAIEALNALTKKYSDAGKKVHLQNLSPDCIRLLDNAQAVIDVNIIKDPEYLVAVED, encoded by the coding sequence ATGAAATTAGCCCTAAACTTGTTCGATTTCTCTCAGAAAGTAAATTACAGAACCGAAATTTTAGCCGGATTAACTGTGGCCATGACCATGATCCCGGAATCTTTATCCTTTGCTATTCTGGCAGGCTTTCCGCCGCTTGTCGGTTTGTATGCGGCCTTTATAGCGGGCTTAATAACTGCCGTTTTTGGTGGACGCCCAGGCATGGTGTCGGGCGGGGCGGGCGCTACGGTTGTCGTATTGATCGCCTTAATGCGCTCGCACGGCATTGAATATGTTTTTGCAGCTGTTGCGCTCGCCGGAATCATTCAAATACTGATCGGTTTATTTAAATTCAGTAAATTTATAAGACTTGTGCCGCAGCCTGTGATGTACGGCTTTGTAAATGGTTTGGCAGTAATTATTTTCATGTCGCAGCTCGATCAGTTTAAAATGATTACGAATGACGAGGTTTCCTGGCTTCAGGGAGAATCATTAATGATCATGGCCGGTTTGGTGGCTTTAACCATATCGATCGTCGTTTTCTTTCCGAAGGTCACGAAAAAAATTCCCTCGTCTCTCGTCGCCATTATCGTGGTTTTTGCTTTGGTGGTTGGCTTTGGGATTAACACGAAAACAGTGCAGGATATCGCCTCCATCGAAGGCGGATTTCCTCCCTTTCATATTCCTCAAATTCCTTTTTCAGTAGAGGCTTTTAAAATCATCCTGCCTTATTCTTTAATTTTTGCGGCGGTAGGTTTAACGGAAGGCCTTTTAACTTTAAATCTGGTCGACGAAATGACGGGAACAAAAGGCAACGGAAACCGCGAATGCATTGCGCAGGGTACGTCGAATATTGCCAACGGTTTTTTCTTCGGAATGGGCGGCTGCCCCATGATCGCCCAAACTTTAGTCAATCTATCTGCCGGCTCCAGGGCGCGACTTTCCGGCATTATTGCTTCGGTCACAATCCTGTTGATTATTCTTTTTGGTGCTCCCGTTATCGGCAGATTACCCATGGCGGCACTAGTGGGCGTTATGATTATGGTCGCGCTGGGAACTTTCGAATGGGCAAGTTTTAAAATCATCAACAAAATGCCGAAACACGATATTTTTATTGGTATTTTGGTCGCAGTGATTACCGTTATTCTGCACAATCTGGCACTGGCGGTCTTAATTGGGGTGATTATTTCTGCCCTCGTTTTTGCCTGGGAAAGCGCAAAACGAATCCGGGCAAGAACGCATATCGATTCCAGCGGTGTGAAACACTACAATATTTATGGACCGTTGTTTTTTGGCTCGACGATGAATTTTTCGGAAAAATTTAAAATTGAAGAAGATCCTGCAGAAATTATCATCAATTTTCAGGAATCAAGGGTGGCAGATATGTCTGCAATTGAAGCTCTGAATGCCCTCACGAAAAAGTACAGTGATGCTGGCAAAAAAGTTCACCTCCAGAATTTAAGTCCCGACTGCATCAGACTTTTGGATAATGCGCAGGCGGTTATTGACGTTAACATCATTAAAGATCCGGAATATCTGGTGGCGGTTGAAGATTAA
- a CDS encoding amidohydrolase: protein MNDIITLRKELHQNPELSGFERETAKTIAAFLRRYSPDVLLENLGHGTGIVAVYHPEKEVKETIMFRCELDALPIQEVNGFEHRSLVQEVSHKCGHDGHMAIMAALAKKLSTKKLQNTKVLLLFQPAEENGEGALAIYNDERFRNLNPDKVFALHNLPGYNHHAIVVKNHTFTCAVNSMIIKLQGKTAHAGEPENGDNPALAIAEIITEFNKKIQPDLKKEKFTVLTPIYLTMGTQDYGISAGYGEVHYTIRRAANGEIKALERELEQIAANAARKYNLKAEISWTQRFSANENDPEVVDFVRKAAKALQLELTEREVPFQWGEDFGIFTEHYKGAMFGLGSGISTPNLHNPDYDWPDEITETGADIFYKISQLIDAQ from the coding sequence ATGAACGATATTATTACGCTTCGTAAAGAACTTCATCAAAATCCCGAACTATCAGGGTTTGAAAGAGAAACGGCGAAAACAATTGCCGCTTTTCTGCGCAGGTATTCACCCGACGTCCTGCTTGAAAATTTGGGTCATGGAACTGGAATTGTTGCGGTTTATCATCCCGAAAAAGAGGTAAAAGAGACGATTATGTTTCGGTGCGAACTCGATGCCTTGCCCATTCAGGAGGTTAATGGCTTTGAGCATCGGTCCCTTGTTCAAGAGGTGTCGCATAAATGCGGCCACGACGGCCACATGGCGATTATGGCGGCGCTGGCGAAAAAATTGTCGACCAAAAAGTTGCAGAATACTAAAGTTCTTTTGCTTTTTCAGCCTGCCGAAGAAAATGGGGAAGGAGCGCTTGCCATCTATAACGACGAACGTTTCAGAAATTTAAATCCCGATAAAGTTTTTGCATTGCATAATCTTCCCGGGTACAACCATCATGCAATTGTCGTTAAAAATCACACTTTTACATGCGCGGTGAATTCGATGATTATAAAACTTCAGGGCAAAACCGCGCACGCCGGAGAACCGGAAAATGGCGATAACCCGGCGCTTGCGATTGCAGAAATTATTACAGAATTCAATAAAAAAATACAACCTGACCTCAAAAAAGAAAAATTCACGGTATTAACACCCATCTATTTAACAATGGGCACACAGGATTATGGAATCTCAGCGGGTTATGGCGAAGTTCATTACACCATCCGGCGCGCTGCCAACGGTGAAATAAAAGCGCTTGAAAGAGAACTGGAACAGATAGCCGCCAATGCCGCGCGAAAATACAATTTGAAAGCCGAAATATCTTGGACGCAGCGTTTCAGCGCGAATGAAAACGATCCGGAAGTGGTGGATTTTGTTCGGAAAGCGGCAAAAGCACTTCAGCTTGAGTTGACCGAAAGAGAAGTTCCTTTTCAGTGGGGCGAAGATTTTGGAATTTTCACCGAACATTATAAAGGCGCGATGTTTGGTTTAGGAAGCGGCATAAGTACACCAAATCTGCATAATCCCGACTACGACTGGCCGGACGAAATTACAGAAACCGGTGCGGATATATTTTACAAAATAAGTCAATTAATAGATGCACAATAA
- the alr gene encoding alanine racemase encodes MHNNSYLELDAKAYKINIDFLRKHFQKGVLFSSVVKGNAYGHSIEKFVGIALEENVKHFSVFDSQEARRVHAVTGNKATVMIMGWLNNEEDLEWIIQNQVEFFAFERARLTAALAVAKKLGKKAIVHIEVETGMNRTGFNAADLRWVQDFLQKNKDFIEFKGLCTHFAGAESIANYYRIKKQIERYDEIYKQFCAKDLKPKQRHAACSAAAMMYPETQMDMVRIGIMQYGYWPSPEVLVNYYNTKRKKEDPLKRLISWKSSVMSVKKVKRGEFVGYGTSFMADENMKICCVPVGYAHGYSRSLSNIGRVLINGERCVVIGSINMNMMVVEVTFLENIKRGDEVVLIGTQADKVLSVSSFSDYANLLNYELLTRLSADIPRIIKR; translated from the coding sequence ATGCACAATAATTCATACCTCGAACTCGACGCGAAAGCCTATAAAATTAATATTGATTTCTTGCGAAAGCATTTCCAAAAGGGAGTTCTCTTCTCTTCCGTAGTGAAAGGAAATGCCTATGGCCATTCCATCGAAAAGTTTGTAGGAATTGCTCTGGAAGAAAATGTGAAACATTTTTCAGTTTTCGACAGTCAGGAAGCGCGCCGTGTACACGCCGTGACTGGCAATAAAGCCACCGTTATGATCATGGGCTGGCTCAACAATGAAGAAGATCTGGAGTGGATCATCCAAAATCAGGTGGAATTTTTCGCTTTTGAACGGGCCCGATTAACTGCGGCTTTAGCGGTCGCCAAAAAATTAGGCAAAAAAGCCATCGTTCACATCGAAGTGGAAACGGGCATGAACCGCACCGGTTTTAATGCTGCTGATTTGAGATGGGTGCAGGATTTTCTCCAAAAAAACAAAGATTTTATTGAATTTAAAGGGCTTTGTACGCATTTTGCCGGAGCGGAAAGCATCGCAAATTATTACCGCATCAAAAAGCAGATCGAGCGGTACGACGAAATTTATAAGCAGTTTTGCGCGAAAGACTTGAAACCCAAACAGCGTCATGCCGCATGTTCCGCCGCCGCCATGATGTATCCTGAGACGCAGATGGATATGGTGCGGATCGGCATTATGCAATACGGTTATTGGCCCAGTCCGGAGGTTTTGGTGAATTATTATAATACAAAGAGAAAAAAGGAAGATCCGTTGAAACGCCTCATCAGCTGGAAAAGCAGCGTGATGAGTGTGAAAAAAGTGAAACGCGGCGAATTTGTGGGTTACGGTACGAGTTTTATGGCAGATGAAAATATGAAAATCTGCTGCGTTCCCGTGGGATATGCGCACGGTTACAGCCGAAGTTTGAGCAATATCGGCCGCGTACTGATCAACGGGGAGCGTTGCGTTGTTATTGGCAGCATTAATATGAACATGATGGTGGTGGAAGTGACATTTCTGGAAAACATCAAGCGCGGAGATGAAGTGGTTTTAATTGGAACCCAGGCGGATAAGGTGCTGTCGGTTTCGTCTTTCAGCGATTATGCCAATCTGTTAAATTACGAACTGCTCACGCGATTGTCTGCAGATATCCCACGAATCATTAAGCGTTAG